The sequence AATCACCACTTTAAATTTCTTCTCCCCAGAAGCGTCAATCTTCTTCGGAATTATCATTACTGGTGAGCTATAGGGTGACTTGGAAGGTGATATTATTCCACTCTTGAGTTGCTTTTTTATCTGAATTGCCAACTGCTTCTGCGCCGCGGGTAGATGAAGATATTGTTTCTTGGAAATAATGATGTCGCTAGTAGTGGAAATACTGTGCTGTGCCGTGTTTGTTACCAATAGAACTTCGCCACTCACGTGGAATATGTCAGGATAATCTTTGATCCATCCTAGAACGTCTCGGTCTGGCCCATTTAGTTGCGATATGTGGAGACTCTTTAGAATCTGTTCTTCTCTCGTAACTGGTCACTCTTCAAGGGCATTGTCTTCTTCGTTAGATAGTTCCGAATCCTCGGAATCCTTCCCTAGAAACTCCCAATATTCGAAGGGAATAAGTTCCTGTGGTGGTAGGGAGAATTCTACATTTCTCTCGTTGGTATTGTATGCGTAGGCATAGCATACCCCATCGTGATTCGTTACTACGAATGACAGCTGTGCTTGCTCCTGGCGGAGGTATGGCCGATCAAGAATTCCGTCTGCCGAGATCGGAAAATCGTTGGGTACTACGTGAAAGTCAACACTTGTATCCAGTATGGTAACCATCACTGTTCCATGAATCTCCGTTAATTCCTGTGTTATGCCAGACATCTGGATGGGGTCATCGCCTACGGTGATGTCTGGCGTAAGTTCTATGAGCTTTAATAAATTTACATCAGATCCAGGGTCTACCAAAAGAGAAGCCGTTCCTTTTCGGAATTCTGGAGCTATTAATCTGACGACTGGGAAGTCTTGCTTTTAGTACCCTGTTCGGAAGATTCTTTGGCGTCCTCCAAGATTCGGACCGCTTTGGTACGCTCTTTTATCCTGGGACTCATCGTGGCGTTCGAATGATGAGTGAGAGTAGTTTAAAGATGCCGCTTTCGGAGAAACGCTCCTACGCCCACTCATCGAGGCAAGGGTACGTCGGCGTTAGGTTCCCCTGACCGACCTACCCGCGGCAGACCTCCTGATCCCCTTCCCCGGAACCGACTCGATTGGTGGCCGACTGGCGCTCCTACGACCACCCATCGAGGCAAGGGTACGACGGCGTCAGGTGCCCCTGACCGACCTACTCGCGGCAAAACGCCTCTCTCCTGGCCCCGCTCCCGCCTTACCCGTAACCTCCCAGCAACTGACCCGACCGACCAACCTACGAATTCGACCAGCACGACCACCCGTCGCGGGCGActgacaaggaaactatcccaggtgtccctcaccgattttgatgaaactgcaatatgttgtagtacatcgaaaaataagagacacgtatttttttttatcgNNNNNNNNNNNNNNNNNNNNNNNNNNNNNNNNNNNNNNNNNNNNNNNNNNNNNNNNNNNNNNNNNNNNNNNNNNNNNNNNNNNNNNNNNNNNNNNNNNNNTTCCGTGAGACGTCTGTGTTCCCGTAGACTCCCAGTAACCGACCCGGCCGACCGACCAACCTACGAATCCGACCGCCACGACCACCCGTCGCGGATGCTTGAATACCATCAGATTCCCCGTGAGATGTCCCTGTTCCCGTAGCCTCCCAGCAACCGACCGACCGACCTACGAATCCGAACGGCACGACCACCCGTCACGGACGCCTGAATGCCGCCAGGTTTTCCGTGAGACGTCCGCGGTACCCGTAGCCTCCCAGCAACCGACCGACCGACCTACGAATCCGAAAGGCACGACCACCCGTCACGGACGCCTGAATACCGCCAGGTTTCCCGTGAGACGTCCGCGGTACCCGTAGTCCCCCAGCGACCGACCTGACCAACTCGACCTACGAATCCGCCCGGCACGACCTCCAGTGAGACATTGCCCGCGCCTTTGCATGCCCCAGACCACCAATATGCGTACCGGTACGACCGACCAATCGCTATCTCtctcttttgtaatttttctaggGGTCGGACTAGACTCACCAGCACGCTTACTCTTCCGCTTCTTCTTTCCCTCTCCGCTTACGCTCGCTTAAAATCGCATTACCCGCTTTCACGATTACACACACGCACAAACCTGTATACCACGGGAACACTACATTTACATTTACGGGTGTCACCGGACGCGCGCACACACAGTAATACACAACAGCCTAGGATTAATTAGATTTGTACTCTATAGGGagaatatattttgtattaaaattcacaTGTTCGTTCTATTCGTAAAGCCTGTCCCAAATCCCAGAACCCTGGCAGAGACTCAAGCATCCGGAGGGAAACCATACAGGTAGAATAAGAAACGAAACGTTACATGGCGCCCGAACAGGGACCCCTTTTTTTGTATTAGTAAAACGAACCGTTACGTAAACGTTACATGGCGCCCAAACAGCTTTTTTTTCGTATCCGAAAATGAACTCTCCATAAACCCGAACCGCTCCAGTATTAAATCTTGTTGTGTTGATAGAGCGAAAGCGCAGACCCTTATTCCTTTTATGCCGCACCGTAAAAGAAAAGTATCAGTGATGCCAGCACACACCTGTAATTGGCCATATTTCCCACCGCTTTCCGAGGCAACGAGAAGCCAGCACAGAACCCGATAACAGCGTCAACTCCCTCTACACCGAAAGGCCCTCACCACCGCAACGTGATCCCCCACCCGGCCAGCGACACACATCGACCAGAGAAGAAGACGGCATGGTCAGTACCACGCTATCAACGACGGAGAGATGTTCCCGAGCTCCTTTAAGTCAACCGACACCATGAAGAGCCTGGACAACTACAtatatttatactaaattaaatactttttttataggcgcttaatatttattcaaatatttcgttgcaaatttattttctttccttagaaactgatttctttaactgaaaattaagttattttatttcttgctgtatattaatatcttttaatttaaagttgatatatttggtcaaaatttgtctttacatacatattttatttagtataaatatattgagtataaatagtatacaaatttctttaagtGACGTACGTTCCTATGGATAGCAGTTGCCCAAACATTTTAATATGGCAAAGCACCTCCGAATTGACCTCCACGTTAGGGCGCAACATAATTCATACACTATTCCATTTAACTGTACCCCTGTAACACAATGCAGAAGGCACCAGTTGAGAACCACAGCGCTCCGAGATCCAGatcagcgctgaacaatagaaaaaggtcgcCGAGAGGGCAGGTAGTCCGCGGTACCTTGACATCGTCTGAAGccccctactgactcctaaatttccaaaatgtttagtgcatcttgcgtgcacattgcctgtagctgcAATCACAAAATaatgaatagatgcatgtttAACATTTCTGTAAATGACAGTTTGACAgcggtttattattattattatctaggCTTCAGTGATTAACAACAATATGAATCTCAAGAAACACGTACACGGCACGCGGTTCAATATTATCTCCATTACGGtggaaatatatataaattcaccatgatttgaaatttttttaaatttaaattaaaagtttcattaaTTACATTACATTCAATATGAGCTTTATGCGCCTTGTAAAATAGTTCTAAGGTATTTGCTACGCCGACTTTTCTTCTTTCATTTTATCTGTTTCTGGCGTTGCTGGTATAATTGgttcaagatatatttttataCCAGAGCCCTTTGGTACTTTACTCTTCATTTTACCATCACCAGCCGTGCCGTTTTCTATAGTTTTAATAACTGATTCCTGTAATATATaatgttattatattttaaaatgttgcttAAGACAAACTATATTCTGAAGTTTCTTGTCGATGAAATTACGGTTTTTGATCGACTAGtctgaaataaaaatggttttcatTGTTAGCTGTACAAAAAATTCCTCCTCCGGGATTCGAATCCAAGAAATCAGATTGCCGGTTTGGTGCTTTTACCCACTAAGCATCACACCCACAATAAAAAAgaggccgtacttaaattacgtaaaggATTATAGGCTCTCtccaagacccccccccccttctgtcACTAACCGTAAAAAACTATTTCTACCCTCCCCCTACTCTTACTGtacataatttatggtttacagaAAAAATAAGATGTTATGGCCGGAGTGCCTACCGGGGATCGGTGGATCCGAGTGGGTATCTTCTACCTCTTGGCGGTACAGGTGGGCGATGGGGAGGTGATGGTGATCGAGAGCAACCGCAGCACACTAAAGAGAACGGACGCACAGCGAAGACGCGTAAAAGCAGTTTGCGGTAAGCCGGAAGAGCAGAGACTGACTGCAAAGCGCGCTGCCGCTTGGGACTTCGGGTCCCCTCGGGGAATTCCGTTACCGCTCGTGCGTGCTCTTGCAACTTCTTGTTGCTGAACCGCTATTGTCGCTTTCTGATATCTCATTCACTTTTTGAGGttcagttttcgattttttttattggtaactttattatttttcaaacgattACCATCGCTATTTTTATACTCGTTCCCGTATTTGCtgttataataaattttcccTGAATTATTTCTTATACCCTTTGTTCTAATTCTAggtttaactaaattaatttagtCTTTTGTGATCGAGTCGTCGCTTGAAAAGTGAAAAGTCGTGCCGTACTTTTATCATGTTCCCTGGTACTTTTTAGGTTGATACAAACTTCGAATTTCGGTTtcctatatttattattatttattattatatatttattattttattcttcctTTTCATTCATTGACTTATCCctacttttctcatttttaactTCCTTATTATTTTGTATCCTAATGTCAGGTTTAATTTCTGTTCTAATCTCAGTTACTGGGGTGGGTAATGCGTTCGGATAAGCTTCCATATGGTACCGGGTGAGGGGACTCCCTGGCAACCACCAAGTTTCAGAGTCATAGTATAAGGTCATCCGTAGGGCTTTCAGCATATCCGTACCTAACATACCTACGGATTTTAATCTTAGGACTAACCTGAACATAACGTTTTTTACTTTATTCCCTATCAGTATTGGAACCACTACTTGACCAATTATATCGACGGTATCTTCGTTCGCTACCGTTAATTTGCGCGaaactggtttgaaaattgaaatattggaattttcaattttttccaatagtTCTTTGCCCACGTAAGAGTGTGTGGCACCTGTGTCCACTAAGATTCGAAACATTTTGTTTTCGAATTCGGTCATTAAGTGGAAACGTGTTTCCGTTATTTCGTCTTTATCCCAGTTTAAGAATTCAGGTGTTTCCGTATTAGGTTGGACTAATTTTAGTTCTAATACCCGCCCCTCCAGTTTCCCTGGTTATACGCGTAATAAGGGCATTCTCTTTTGAAGTGACCCGCTAATCCgcaatgaaaacaatttaaattatttgtgttcTCATTTGTTTTGGTATTTGAGTTCTGTTTATTGCCctgatttgaatttgttttttctttcaaatatttgttattaatgttatttggctttttatttttattcccgaaattcgatttttgttcattatttttattttctgaattattttcccTTTTATCTGCAGGGAATTCTATCATTGGCTTGCTTTGACCTTGATTTGAGCCTAATGTCATATTGTTAGAGGTAGGTAACATTTGATAGTAGGGGTTATATGGGAATTTGGGTCTAAATTTTGTGAATCTAGGCTGGTAATTAGGTGAAAATCTAGGTCTGAAGTTAGGTCTAGAATTTTGTTGATATTGGTTTGGAAAAGGTGGAAATGGAAATCGATTTTTCTATTGTTCTCTACTTTGATTACTTGGGTTTTGGTTTTCGTtaatattttgaccatttttattttcctatgagtttttattatcatttaaattatttttatctacaCTACTGCTGTGGCGTTTTTGTTCCATCTTATCTTCTGTTTTGAGTTCGGTAATTTGTAAATCTTGCCCTCTAGTTTTTGACTTTGCTAGCGCGGTTTCCCATTCCTTGCATAAATCCTCTAATTGTTCGAAAGTTTCGAAATCGTTTCTttcaatatacattttatattcgATTCTCATGTTCTCATAATCTCTACGCAATTCCCATTCGTGACTTTTTCTCGGATATAATTTAGTAAAGAGTTTTCTAATTTCCGTTAAATAtgagtatataattttttgtctaatttcgTCGGAAAATTTTTCATCGATATAGGTATTTTTGAAGTCTTCGAAAAAATCTGATATctccataaatttttatttacttcgcACCAATCTTTTGCCTCTTCGATTAATAGTGCGTCTAAGTTTTCTAAAATATCGCTATCATTCATTTGgtatccttttttaaatctttttaatttttcgaaaaaatgtgcgGGACTATAGTCTTTATTATTGCGGAATTTTACTGGCCAATTGCTCATAATCTGAAACGGCGTTTGTATCATACCGAAAGGGAAATTATTAGTTGGAATTATTTCGTTATTTTGGTAATTATCGTGTTCGTAATCTGAGTCTGAGTTGGTAATGTGTATGCGTGAATGTATGTTTGATCTGTTATTCGTCGGTAATTTACGTGatttgttttgattatttttgtatctgtCCTCTATCGGTTCGCTGTCATCAGAGTTttgtaactttaaattttatgatcTTCTCTGATTTCGACATTCAATATTGTTATTAGAAGAACAGTGAGGTTCTTGTGGATTTTCCCTAAGATTAAGTTGAACTGATTGTCTATTTCGCGATTCGTTCCTATTCTTTCTATTATTAGATTTTGGTAgttcttttctattttcaaaatatcgacagtaattttttttaaaatttccctttatcttttttccctaaaatatcttttagattgtttttttatgaattcgttaaattcaacGCTTTCCAGGAGCTCGActgtttctttgtttttttttatacggTCTATCGAAGCTTAGTAGATCTCCGTGATCCCAAAAGAGCGTATTATCAATGGGGTCAAAGGTTTGGTTGGGGATTTTAGTTGTAACAGCAGCGCGAGCTCGGTAAGTCTTGCGCTTATCCCGGCCAGTTCTTGGGATTGACAACAATCACTCGTGTTAATTTTTAATAGCGCGTGGTGTCAAATAGCTCGAACGTCAAGTGAAAATCGCGCTTGTCGCTCGACTCATTCGCCGCAATACCGAATGCTGAAAGTACTAAGGGAAAACGTGACATGATCAAAtgtagttttattatttaaccggaaatttagaaaagagaaatttgtgcaactttttaaaaatgtgagagacttttcgaattaaatttttagattttagctcatattaaaattcaacttttaatgacttttttagtAAACGAACTCATAAAGTGCGCtcagatcattttaattttcgcaatacaatctaaagaaaatatttttgaacagaacTTTCGAATTAGAATTGGACTCTTTACTAGtgggaatataaaattaaaagtcataaaAGTACATGAAGGTTAAGTAAGGTAtggtttgaacttaaaaaaatttatttctttatgggCGAATGTAGAATGTCTCATAATCCTTTACATTTATCAAATGTATTATCAACGCATAAATATTATCAttgttttaagcataaaaaatttaaaagatttttgaggttaaacgtgatgaaaaattatatactatgatgttataaacaattacgatGTGCATATGCAGGTTCATTCATCTCGATCAGCTGATGCTGCTCACAGCACAGTTGGTATATTGCGGCGAATGAGTCGAGCGATAAGCGGGGTTGTCACTAAGCATTAGAGCTATTTGACATCACGcgatattgaaaattaacacaAGAGACTGTTGCCAATCTCAAGAACGAGCCGTGCAAAGCGCAACACTTACCAAGCTCGCGCTGCTGTTGCCATTAGTACGAGCGGCTCGTGTGAATTTACGAGCGAGCAGTGTGTTGGCAACTGTGGCTATTGctatgaacaaaaatttattttaacactaaCCGCTCGTGCCAGAGTTTCTCCGTGTAGCATGCGagaaaaaaagttcaagaatgaagtcaaataaaaaaagaagaaattttaatttgtgtctcTTTTACTCGGCTGGTTAGGATTCTTTTTAGGGTGTGAGGTGGGTTTTTTAGTCGGACGCCAGGTATGGCCGGAGTGCCTACCGGGAAGGGAAAAAGGAGTTGGACgccgagagagagagagagagagagagagagaaagagaggtgcAACACATTAACGAACCGAGCAATAATTAAAATACGAGGCATTTATTGCCTCTGACCAACTGGAGGTCGCCAACCTGTGGCGAGGGGTTGGAAAATCGTGGAAGTCCGCGTGATCGGTGGATCCGGGTGAGTATCTTCTACCTCGTGGCGTTCCAGGTGGACGATGGGGAGGTGATGGTAGTCGAGAGCAACCGCAGCACACCAAAGAGAACGGACGCACAGGGAAGGCGCGTAAAAGCAATTGGCGGTAAGCCGGATGAGCAGAGACTGACTGCGGAGCGCGCTGCCGCTTGGGTCTTCGGGTCCCCTAGGGGAATTCCGTTACCTCTCGTGCGCGCTCTTGCAACTTCTTGTTGCAGGACCGCGCCGAGCTTAATTACTGAGTAACTCTTTTGTTACAATGTTGAACTTGAAActaatggacattttttgtaCTCAAGATAATACACGGTTTTCAGgatgaaaacttcattttttaaattccatgatttttccttaacaaatttttattattctctgACCATTAagattcaaataccagcattttaatcttgtgatatttttaatataggatcttttataaatggaataaacaaCATTTCAGATACaaacgtaaaattttcaaattaatttattttaaacaaataaattactttttcaccacaaaagatgattttttaacaaaatactttaatttccaccaatataatgaaattttcaacaaaataattgaattttcaacctaaaaagatgaattctcaacaaacaaatgtaatagttgatatttcaacaacaaaaactatgaaatttcattaaaaaaacaaaaatttcaaaatattgaaatttgtttctCATCGGCCAAAGTTCTATGTAGTACCTGACTCGGTGATCCCGCCTACGATTCACTTTGCATCATAaacctcataaaaaatttttaaatagattgatAAATGactttaaaccaaattatttttggctAGGTTCGTTTTTCAGTCCCCAGGTTTCTTGGCGTGTAAAGTTAAATTCGTATTACATTTCTGTGCAATTATTgcgaattatttgtttcaattgcaaatttccaaaaattacgtacatgaattAAGCCCCCGCCCCCACCTCCTGTCTtaaaaaatcgtaacaaaatctctgaattcctccCGTCCTCGAGCTGTTACGTCATTTAAGTACGATCCTAGACCTGCTTTCGAATCTCGGCAAAGAGGACTTTTTCCCCAGCTAAGAATAGaaaccattttgttttcagactAGTAGATCAAAAACCGTCATACCATAAAAAAAGTAGATCACTAccctaatcaaaaaatataatataaaaaaaatgcactctatattataaagtttaaaatctcGTTCTTACCGCTGCAAGTTTGTTTCCGTCTGTGGCGATATAAACTTGAACTTTGTAGTTCTTTTTTAGAAGTttaccaattttatttattttagtttccaAATCATGCTTGCCTATCTTAGATGAAATTATAAGAAGTTTTGTATCTTTTACTGTAGTACTTTTCTCCAAATTCTTTTGATGTTTAGCTTTCATCCCCTCTTTAGCAAGTTGCATTTTGGACATAAGTTGATAAGTCGGTAAAGTTGTTTTGAAACCAAGGTCAACTACCTGCACTAGATTTAAATTTCTACGTTTTGCCAATTGTTGTGCTTCTTCTATTATTAGTTCTTCTATTACCTTCCCTATTTAGAgtaatataagatttttaaaaacacgtTATATAGGCCAATttggaattaataattaatttaaaacatttacatatattattaaattatacgaAAGAATCTAGGAGTTAGAAGCATtgtggaatttaaaaatgtaaataagtgTAACTAATTTAAACGTcgctagaaaaaaaaaatcatgaaaatcgaaTGGACTTGAGTTGTTCAAGGATTTGTTATCCAGTGAAAATATGAGGAAGATCAGACCCATCATTCTTTTTTTGATCCGTACTGTTGGGTCTTTTCTTGGCCATTAATCCAAATTTTTGAGCTGCTTtatgttaaaaagaaaataaccATTTTCTTTTGGAGGTGCTAACTTACACTAACATAGCACCACCGCTGTCGAAAAtcacgaaataataaaaattcatgtttttatcatGCCAGtcaatcaaaagtgcaaatatatTGCATGGAGTcctaccctactgaaaattcctatataggttcctatataggtacctacatatgatcctatataggttcctgtataggaccctaCCTATATCCTATCCTATAAAAATTCCTATAGAACGCATCTATAGTTGAAACATacaggttcctatataggaacccatataggaattttcagtagggtaatCTAAAAACCCGAGCGGGTCTAGAGACGGAGAGTCCGGTAATGTGCGTGTAGTAAGAATTCGATACTAAAATGCCAAAAAATACCCTGAGTAAAAAGTATACGACCTATGCTAGAAACTGCTATTTTAGGTACCGTTAGCAGTACCTAAAATCGCACTTAGGATGGCGGGGTGATAAAAAAGTCCTTACTATATTTTCGAGATTTTGTAAACaatgaacaatttcaaaatgtatgAGATGGAATGCTATATAATGACCATCCCTCCCTATTGTTTAGAgaaaatattctcttaatttttccaaatattgtgTACAGAGTTCTTGGGAATACAtgcttctataattttattaaaattttgaatttgaaaacctaatgtgaacaactttttttgttcagcCTGTAAAACTTAATTTATGGTTCTTATCCGGTTGTCATTCTAATGTCTTCATTTGTTTGTAAATTGttgcaaacaaaattaaatagaaaactaGAGGACTCTGAGCACctcaaaaattaaatactgaaaatttctttttttcttaaactttaagaACCTACAAGGCGCAGATAGCTCcgatgaaattgttttattttttgcccTGATTTTATACTTTTGTAATAGATAATATTCAAATGAAGTAAATATTTTCGATAGTGATATGTTTTTGTGCAAAATCCTACTTAGAAGCAAGGTAGTTATGAGAGGGTGGAGAATATGATTGAAGAGAAAGTTGACAAGAAGGTTggcatcgatcaagatttgacgaggaaggaaagggatgtgcagagaatgctaaatgacaggccTAGGAAGGAAAGGGgtgaagggagagcggcgaaggtagggcaatggaaaataaaaatagatgagaaaatgtgggtGTGGGAAGAGAAGGAGGTTTTGAAGGAAGTCtaggggaatttgtttcgtggGAAGTAGGAGGGGGGAGTAAAGCAGAatggaggagtgttaaaggtgctggactggaacgtagcaggtgtaaagaagaaagatgaggatttctggaggtatattcaggaatttgatgtgattggactggcaGAGACGTTGGTAGAGAGAAAgtaatgggatagagtagagccaaTGTTTCCAGTGGGGAATAGTTGGAGGCTATAGGAGGCGGTCAGAGTAAATAGGAAAGGAAGGGCTGGTGGGGGTTGTTCTATGTGTGGATTATTCCAAAgtagagagcgcaatatttgtgtcaGAAAGGAGAGCAAgtaagtcaggaacttatagcgagaatgagacttggttgcatggaggattttaataggttctggctttctagagagaagaaaatgtgtgaggtattgttgcataaaaGGGGGGGTAGGCTGGAGAGTTTTGGTTGGTTTGCTCATGATTTTGAGTGCAGCAAGATTTACAGTCGTAGCATGTTGCGACGTAATTGCAGGCTATTGAAATTTTCACGGCACTTACTTCTGATGttgatttattgaaataaacgaaaaaaaagatttgtatcgcatacatatttaaaaaattgaaaaatgagagGTGTGTACACGNNNNNNNNNNNNNNNNNNNNNNNNNNNNNNNNNNNNNNNNNNNNNNNNNNNNNNNNNNNNNNNNNNNNNNNNNNNNNNNNNNNNNNNNNNNNNNNNNNNNcttcaatccgggcgatttaaggaaagcaaacgttagctcacaagacattgactgatccttcacatttctgtggaagataccgtgcatcctcttatcgaagagttgttcacgaaagtttttctctagtgctttcttaatccgggctttcaggagtgagcactcgagatagataagatttgatgcattttgctcacccctaatactcaagtcaagtccgagtgcttcagcagcctcctccgctgctttgtacagaaacgctcctttgcccacttcctcgtgattcctgatcattttaagaagagggtctcttccatttgcaactctatgtgctgtacccagaataatcctgttgtgaagacattcaagactcaatattccgagacccccttgacggcgtgagatgtacagtcgcggaacggaagacttaagatgcatgcttttgttcatatgtataacctttcttgccccgatatcaagagatctgagctcgttcttcgtccatggaactactccaaatgaatagagtagtaccgggacggcaagcattttcgttgcagatactttattcctcgccgacagttcggaagaccaaatctgtcggagtattgtgcgcccttccaccaaccactctggaatcggctcttccgacttcaaatatgaggtgaaaatacgggccaaatgctgatgggttgaagaaaacttcttccaccagaaggttttgatacaatctggtcccggtgcggaatagttcttcatccctcttaatacttttttcacctcctctttagtgatgggtgggcattctttatcaggggttatgagggcaacacataactccttgaagatctttctattttctgagtcttcgtccagtctatgctgaacttcgtagacttctctccaaaatacttc comes from Belonocnema kinseyi isolate 2016_QV_RU_SX_M_011 chromosome 5, B_treatae_v1, whole genome shotgun sequence and encodes:
- the LOC117172686 gene encoding translation initiation factor IF-3, mitochondrial, coding for MATVCVSSFRLFKFTQTSRLLTKFVLNIPLIKTVNLENIVLVQNIRVFSKDEGEYKPKHRFGTPEVARKKTVPVQKVLLLSSEGKVIEELIIEEAQQLAKRRNLNLVQVVDLGFKTTLPTYQLMSKMQLAKEGMKAKHQKNLEKSTTVKDTKLLIISSKIGKHDLETKINKIGKLLKKNYKVQVYIATDGNKLAAESVIKTIENGTAGDGKMKSKVPKGSGIKIYLEPIIPATPETDKMKEEKSA